A single Nicotiana tabacum cultivar K326 chromosome 5, ASM71507v2, whole genome shotgun sequence DNA region contains:
- the LOC107778570 gene encoding protein IQ-DOMAIN 3-like, with product MGKKGSWFSSVKKALSPDPKKGSKSKKKWFGKEKDPVPDSAFLVASSVSPPHPVPAVEEVTLVEVEEEQTKHAYSVAASTSAAAEASAAANQVAVEVVPLTKVTKFAGKSKEEVATIRIQTAFRGYLARRALRALRGLVRLKSLADGPTAERQTAHTLKCMQMLSRVQSQISSRRIRMLEENRALQRQLMQKHAKELESLRRGEEWDDTVQSKEQVEASLLKKYEAAVRRERALAYSYSHQKTWKKSSKSPNLLFMDPTNPQWGWSWLDRWMGAKELKNDQMSIRSTSMSVAGGEITKAFARHQLNSELPSSPSSQKQGHQSPTTPFKTANSVAARKLKSARVAAISQDDDARSMISVQSERNRRHSIGVSSIRDDESLASSSSVPSYMIPTKSAKAKTRLQNPLGMENGTPEKGSAGSVKKRLSYPPSPARPRRHSGPPKFENTSLNTSIAEDNVNEVIN from the exons ATGGGGAAGAAAGGAAGCTGGTTTTCTTCGGTAAAGAAGGCTCTGAGCCCAGATCCTAAG AAAGGAAgtaaatcaaagaagaaatgGTTTGGGAAAGAAAAGGATCCGGTTCCAGATTCTGCGTTCCTGGTCGCTTCCTCAGTGTCTCCTCCTCATCCAGTTCCTGCAGTAGAAGAGGTCACACTGGTTGAAGTAGAAGAGGAGCAGACAAAACATGCATATTCTGTTGCAGCTTCCACTTCTGCAGCTGCTGAAGCTTCTGCTGCAGCTAACCAGGTTGCTGTGGAGGTTGTTCCGTTAACTAAAGTGACTAAGTTTGCAGGCAAATCAAAGGAGGAAGTAGCTACAATCAGGATTCAGACTGCATTTCGAGGATATCTG GCTAGGAGAGCGTTGAGGGCGTTAAGAGGACTTGTTAGACTCAAATCACTTGCTGATGGACCTACTGCAGAACggcaaactgcccatactctaaAATGCATGCAAATGCTTTCCCGTGTGCAGTCTCAGATTAGTTCAAGAAGGATCAGGATGTTGGAAGAGAACCGAGCTCTCCAGAGGCAGCTTATGCAGAAACATGCAAAAGAACTCGAGAGTTTGAGG AGAGGGGAGGAATGGGACGACACAGTGCAATCAAAAGAACAGGTCGAAGCAAGCTTACTCAAGAAATATGAAGCTGCAGTGAGACGTGAAAGAGCACTAGCTTATTCATATTCACATCAG AAAACCTGGAAGAAGTCATCAAAATCTCCCAACTTGTTGTTTATGGATCCAACCAATCCTCAGTGGGGTTGGAGCTGGTTAGATCGGTGGATGGGCGCGAAGGAACTCAAAAATGATCAAATGTCCATTAGAAGTACCAGTATGAGTGTTGCCGGAGGAGAAATTACCAAGGCATTTGCTCGGCATCAGCTGAATTCAGAACTCCCTTCTTCTCCGTCCAGCCAAAAGCAAGGTCACCAATCTCCTACGACCCCTTTCAAGACAGCCAATTCAGTCGCAGCCAGAAAATTGAAATCGGCAAGAGTAGCTGCAATAAGCCAAGATGATGATGCACGAAGCATGATCAGTGTTCAATCAGAACGCAACAGGAGGCATAGCATCGGGGTATCATCTATAAGAGATGACGAGAGCTTGGCAAGCTCTTCCTCTGTACCGAGTTATATGATACCTACTAAATCAGCAAAAGCAAAAACACGGTTGCAAAACCCTTTAGGCATGGAGAATGGTACACCAGAAAAGGGATCAGCAGGGTCTGTCAAGAAACGGCTCTCTTACCCGCCTTCACCGGCCAGACCAAGACGGCATTCAGGCCCACCAAAGTTTGAGAATACATCCCTAAACACCTCCATTGCTGAGGATAACGTGAACGAGGTCATCAACTAA